A genome region from Gadus macrocephalus chromosome 15, ASM3116895v1 includes the following:
- the ap3m1 gene encoding AP-3 complex subunit mu-1 isoform X3: protein MIHSLFLINHSGDIFLEKHWKSVIGRSVCDYFFEAKEKAAEPEDVPPVLQTPHHYLISIYRDRLFFLSVIQTEAPPLFVIEFLHRVVETFQDYFGECSETVIKDNVVTVYELLEEMLDNGFPLATESNILKEMIRPPTILRTMVNTLTGTSNFEERLPSGQLSTIPWRRSGVKYTNNEAYFDVIEEIDAIVDKSGTTVCAEIQGVIEACVKLTGMPDLTLSFMNPRLLDDVSFHPCVRFKRWEAERVLSFIPPDGNFTLMSYHVNAQNLVAIPVYVKQNISFFESGSGGRLDLTAGPKQTMGKTVEGLVITIHMPKAVLSASLTATQGSYTYDPATKVLVWNIGRLNPQKLPNLRGSLSLQAGAPKPEDNPSINIALKIQQLAISGLKVNRLDMYGEKYKPFKGVKYVTKAGKFQVRT, encoded by the exons ATGATCCACAGCCTGTTTCTGATTAACCACTCGGGAGATATATTCCTGGAGAAGCACTGGAAGAGCGTCATCGGCCGCAGTGTTTGCGACTACTTCTTCGAAGCGAAGGAGAAGGCTGCAGAGCCAGAGGATGTTCCCCCCGTGCTTCAGACCCCGCACCACTACCTTATCAGCATCTACCGCGACAGGCTCTTCTTCCTGTCGGTCATCCAGACAGAGGCCCCCCCGCTATTCGTGATCGAGTTCCTGCACAGAGTGGTCGAGACGTTTCAG GATTATTTTGGGGAATGCTCGGAGACGGTGATTAAGGACAACGTGGTGACGGTTTACGAGCTGTTGGAGGAGATGCTGGACAACGGTTTCCCTCTGGCCACAGAGTCCAACATCCTGAAGGAGATGATCCGGCCTCCCACCATCTTGAGAACCATGGTCAACACCCTCACAG GAACTAGTAATTTTGAAGAAAGGCTACCATCGGGTCAGTTGTCCACCATCCCGTGGAGGCGATCTGGTGTAAAATACACCAATAATGAGGCTTATTTCGACGTGATAGAAGAGATCGACGCCATAGTGGACAAATCAG GTACGACGGTGTGTGCTGAGATACAGGGTGTAATTGAAGCCTGCGTCAAGCTCACTGGGATGCCTGATCTGACTCTCTCTTTTATG AATCCCCGTCTCCTGGACGACGTGAGTTTCCACCCGTGTGTGAGATTCAAGCGCTGGGAGGCGGAGCGAGTGCTCTCCTTCATCCCCCCCGATGGAAACTTCACACTCATGTCCTACCACGTCAACGCCCAGAA CCTCGTGGCCATCCCCGTGTACGTGAAGCAGAACATCAGCTTCTTCGAGAGTGGCTCCGGGGGCCGCCTGGACCTGACGGCGGGCCCCAAGCAGACCATGGGGAAGACGGTGGAGGGCTTGGTGATCACCATCCACATGCCCAAAGCCGTGCTCAGTGCCAGCCTCACAGCCACGCAGGGCAGCTACACCTACGACCCCGCCACCAAG gtgCTGGTGTGGAACATTGGGAGGTTGAACCCCCAGAAGCTTCCTAACCTGCGGGGCAGCCTCAGTCTGCAGGCCGGAGCCCCCAAACCAGAGGACAACCCCTCCATCAACATCGCCCTCAAAATTCAACAGCTGGCCATATCGG GGCTAAAGGTGAACCGACTGGACATGTATGGAGAGAAGTACAAGCCTTTTAAAGGAGTCAAATATGTCACAAAAGCTGGAAAATTCCAAGTAAGGACCTGA
- the ap3m1 gene encoding AP-3 complex subunit mu-1 isoform X2, giving the protein MNGQLKKCHIAITSFIDSCSHNLDSLPIVAVEMIHSLFLINHSGDIFLEKHWKSVIGRSVCDYFFEAKEKAAEPEDVPPVLQTPHHYLISIYRDRLFFLSVIQTEAPPLFVIEFLHRVVETFQDYFGECSETVIKDNVVTVYELLEEMLDNGFPLATESNILKEMIRPPTILRTMVNTLTGTSNFEERLPSGQLSTIPWRRSGVKYTNNEAYFDVIEEIDAIVDKSGTTVCAEIQGVIEACVKLTGMPDLTLSFMNPRLLDDVSFHPCVRFKRWEAERVLSFIPPDGNFTLMSYHVNAQNLVAIPVYVKQNISFFESGSGGRLDLTAGPKQTMGKTVEGLVITIHMPKAVLSASLTATQGSYTYDPATKVLVWNIGRLNPQKLPNLRGSLSLQAGAPKPEDNPSINIALKIQQLAISGLKVNRLDMYGEKYKPFKGVKYVTKAGKFQVRT; this is encoded by the exons ATGAATGGTCAGTTGAAAAAGTGCCACATTGCCATAACATCGTTCATCGACTCCTGCAG TCACAACCTTGACAGCCTCCCCATTGTTGCAGTTGAAATGATCCACAGCCTGTTTCTGATTAACCACTCGGGAGATATATTCCTGGAGAAGCACTGGAAGAGCGTCATCGGCCGCAGTGTTTGCGACTACTTCTTCGAAGCGAAGGAGAAGGCTGCAGAGCCAGAGGATGTTCCCCCCGTGCTTCAGACCCCGCACCACTACCTTATCAGCATCTACCGCGACAGGCTCTTCTTCCTGTCGGTCATCCAGACAGAGGCCCCCCCGCTATTCGTGATCGAGTTCCTGCACAGAGTGGTCGAGACGTTTCAG GATTATTTTGGGGAATGCTCGGAGACGGTGATTAAGGACAACGTGGTGACGGTTTACGAGCTGTTGGAGGAGATGCTGGACAACGGTTTCCCTCTGGCCACAGAGTCCAACATCCTGAAGGAGATGATCCGGCCTCCCACCATCTTGAGAACCATGGTCAACACCCTCACAG GAACTAGTAATTTTGAAGAAAGGCTACCATCGGGTCAGTTGTCCACCATCCCGTGGAGGCGATCTGGTGTAAAATACACCAATAATGAGGCTTATTTCGACGTGATAGAAGAGATCGACGCCATAGTGGACAAATCAG GTACGACGGTGTGTGCTGAGATACAGGGTGTAATTGAAGCCTGCGTCAAGCTCACTGGGATGCCTGATCTGACTCTCTCTTTTATG AATCCCCGTCTCCTGGACGACGTGAGTTTCCACCCGTGTGTGAGATTCAAGCGCTGGGAGGCGGAGCGAGTGCTCTCCTTCATCCCCCCCGATGGAAACTTCACACTCATGTCCTACCACGTCAACGCCCAGAA CCTCGTGGCCATCCCCGTGTACGTGAAGCAGAACATCAGCTTCTTCGAGAGTGGCTCCGGGGGCCGCCTGGACCTGACGGCGGGCCCCAAGCAGACCATGGGGAAGACGGTGGAGGGCTTGGTGATCACCATCCACATGCCCAAAGCCGTGCTCAGTGCCAGCCTCACAGCCACGCAGGGCAGCTACACCTACGACCCCGCCACCAAG gtgCTGGTGTGGAACATTGGGAGGTTGAACCCCCAGAAGCTTCCTAACCTGCGGGGCAGCCTCAGTCTGCAGGCCGGAGCCCCCAAACCAGAGGACAACCCCTCCATCAACATCGCCCTCAAAATTCAACAGCTGGCCATATCGG GGCTAAAGGTGAACCGACTGGACATGTATGGAGAGAAGTACAAGCCTTTTAAAGGAGTCAAATATGTCACAAAAGCTGGAAAATTCCAAGTAAGGACCTGA
- the ap3m1 gene encoding AP-3 complex subunit mu-1 isoform X1: MYCSCCFSLPNSSGFSVATMNGQLKKCHIAITSFIDSCSSHNLDSLPIVAVEMIHSLFLINHSGDIFLEKHWKSVIGRSVCDYFFEAKEKAAEPEDVPPVLQTPHHYLISIYRDRLFFLSVIQTEAPPLFVIEFLHRVVETFQDYFGECSETVIKDNVVTVYELLEEMLDNGFPLATESNILKEMIRPPTILRTMVNTLTGTSNFEERLPSGQLSTIPWRRSGVKYTNNEAYFDVIEEIDAIVDKSGTTVCAEIQGVIEACVKLTGMPDLTLSFMNPRLLDDVSFHPCVRFKRWEAERVLSFIPPDGNFTLMSYHVNAQNLVAIPVYVKQNISFFESGSGGRLDLTAGPKQTMGKTVEGLVITIHMPKAVLSASLTATQGSYTYDPATKVLVWNIGRLNPQKLPNLRGSLSLQAGAPKPEDNPSINIALKIQQLAISGLKVNRLDMYGEKYKPFKGVKYVTKAGKFQVRT; the protein is encoded by the exons ATGTATTGCTCATGTTGTTTTAGCTTGCCTAATAGTTCAGGCTTCTCCGTGGCCACTATGAATGGTCAGTTGAAAAAGTGCCACATTGCCATAACATCGTTCATCGACTCCTGCAG CAGTCACAACCTTGACAGCCTCCCCATTGTTGCAGTTGAAATGATCCACAGCCTGTTTCTGATTAACCACTCGGGAGATATATTCCTGGAGAAGCACTGGAAGAGCGTCATCGGCCGCAGTGTTTGCGACTACTTCTTCGAAGCGAAGGAGAAGGCTGCAGAGCCAGAGGATGTTCCCCCCGTGCTTCAGACCCCGCACCACTACCTTATCAGCATCTACCGCGACAGGCTCTTCTTCCTGTCGGTCATCCAGACAGAGGCCCCCCCGCTATTCGTGATCGAGTTCCTGCACAGAGTGGTCGAGACGTTTCAG GATTATTTTGGGGAATGCTCGGAGACGGTGATTAAGGACAACGTGGTGACGGTTTACGAGCTGTTGGAGGAGATGCTGGACAACGGTTTCCCTCTGGCCACAGAGTCCAACATCCTGAAGGAGATGATCCGGCCTCCCACCATCTTGAGAACCATGGTCAACACCCTCACAG GAACTAGTAATTTTGAAGAAAGGCTACCATCGGGTCAGTTGTCCACCATCCCGTGGAGGCGATCTGGTGTAAAATACACCAATAATGAGGCTTATTTCGACGTGATAGAAGAGATCGACGCCATAGTGGACAAATCAG GTACGACGGTGTGTGCTGAGATACAGGGTGTAATTGAAGCCTGCGTCAAGCTCACTGGGATGCCTGATCTGACTCTCTCTTTTATG AATCCCCGTCTCCTGGACGACGTGAGTTTCCACCCGTGTGTGAGATTCAAGCGCTGGGAGGCGGAGCGAGTGCTCTCCTTCATCCCCCCCGATGGAAACTTCACACTCATGTCCTACCACGTCAACGCCCAGAA CCTCGTGGCCATCCCCGTGTACGTGAAGCAGAACATCAGCTTCTTCGAGAGTGGCTCCGGGGGCCGCCTGGACCTGACGGCGGGCCCCAAGCAGACCATGGGGAAGACGGTGGAGGGCTTGGTGATCACCATCCACATGCCCAAAGCCGTGCTCAGTGCCAGCCTCACAGCCACGCAGGGCAGCTACACCTACGACCCCGCCACCAAG gtgCTGGTGTGGAACATTGGGAGGTTGAACCCCCAGAAGCTTCCTAACCTGCGGGGCAGCCTCAGTCTGCAGGCCGGAGCCCCCAAACCAGAGGACAACCCCTCCATCAACATCGCCCTCAAAATTCAACAGCTGGCCATATCGG GGCTAAAGGTGAACCGACTGGACATGTATGGAGAGAAGTACAAGCCTTTTAAAGGAGTCAAATATGTCACAAAAGCTGGAAAATTCCAAGTAAGGACCTGA